Proteins co-encoded in one Bos taurus isolate L1 Dominette 01449 registration number 42190680 breed Hereford chromosome X, ARS-UCD2.0, whole genome shotgun sequence genomic window:
- the CCDC120 gene encoding coiled-coil domain-containing protein 120 isoform X1, with the protein MPEILITFSVLIKARLLTVAHGPLTRCCKSAQLPTCSAPTQWEGNQGTRALTLAQILRGQAKQALCSHQSRHPDSFRMEVKGQLISSPTFNASAALFGEAAPQMKSERLRSLLDRQRALQEALSLKLQELRKVCLQEAELTGQLPPECPLEPGERPQLVRRRPPAARAYPPPHPNPAHHSLCPTEELALEALEREVSVQQQIAAAARRLALAPELSAEQRRRRRQVQADALRRLHELEEQLGEVRARLGLSGLPPSQPLPLSTGGAVITTQGVCLGTRLAQLSHEDVVLHSESSSLSESGASHDNEEPRGCFPLAERPSPPKAWDQLRAVSGGSPERRTPWKPPPSDLYGDLKGRRNSVASPTSPTRSLPRSASSFEGRSVPATPVLTRGAGPQLCKPEGLHSRQWSSSQDSQMGFPRVDPVSDRTSLFAARTRRSNSSEALLVDRAAGGGAGSPPAPMVPPASGPPVCKSSEVLYERPQPTPAFSSRTAGLPDPPRAARPSSAAPASRGAPRLPPVCGDFLLDYSLDRGLPRGGGGTGWGELLPAAEVPGPLSRRDGLVAMLPGPPPVYAADGSSPLLRSKDPHSRAPRTKPCGLPLEAAEGLEAHPNPVLWMPPPARIPTAGERSGHKNLALEGLRDWYIRNSGLASGPQRRPGLPHMGPQHPPFLHARCYEVGQALYGAPSQAPLPHSRSFTAPPVSGRYYADFLYPPELSARLSDLTLEGEQSSGSDPQTPGTLV; encoded by the exons ATGCCAGAGATACTGATAACATTTTCTGTTCTCATAAAG gcaagactcctGACGGTGGCCCATGGGCCTCTGACGAGGTGTTGTAAGTCTGCCCAGCTCCCCACTTGCTCTGCTCCCACTCAATGGGAAGGGAACCAAGGTACCCGGGCCTTGACATTGGCACAGATTCTGAGAGGGCAGGCCAAGCAG GCCTTGTGCAGCCATCAGTCACGGCATCCTGACAGCTTCAGGATGGAAGTCAAAGGTCAGCTGATCAGCTCTCCCACCTTCAACGCCTCAG CTGCCCTGTTTGGAGAGGCTGCCCCCCAGATGAAGTCAGAGCGTCTACGGAGTCTGCTCGACCGGCAGCGGGCCCTGCAGGAGGCCCTGAGCCTGAAACTTCAGGAGCTTCGGAAAGTGTGTCTCCAGGAGGCG GAGCTGACTGGCCAGTTGCCTCCCGAGTGCCCACTGGAGCCTGGTGAACGACCCCAGTTGGTCCGCCGGCGCCCCCCTGCAGCCCGCGCCTACCCTCCACCACACCCTAACCCAGCACACCACTCCCTGTGCCCCACCGAG GAGCTGGCGCTTGAGGCCCTGGAGCGAGAGGTGTCTGTGCAACAGCAGATCGCCGCAGCTGCCCGCCGCCTGGCCTTGGCCCCCGAGCTCAGTGCTGAGCAGCGCCGGCGCCGGCGCCAAGTCCAGGCAGATGCCCTCCGGAGGTTGCACGAGCTAGAGGAGCAGCTTGGGGAGGTCCGGGCCCGCCTTGGCCTCTCGGGGCTCCCGCCatcccagcccctgcccctgtcCACTGGAGGAGCCGTTATCACCACCCAGGGAGTCTGCCTGGGCACGCGCCTCGCTCAGCTCAGCCATG AGGATGTAGTTCTGCACTCGGAGAGCAGCTCCCTCTCAGAGTCTGGGGCCAGCCATGATAATG AGGAGCCCCGTGGCTGCTTCCCTCTGGCTGAGCGCCCCTCACCGCCCAAGGCCTGGGACCAGCTGCGGGCAGTCTCTGGGGGCAGCCCTGAGCGGCGAACCCCATGGAAACCACCCCCATCGGATCTTTATGGGGATCTGAAGGGCCGGCGAAACTCTGTGGCCAGCCCCACCAG CCCTACACGCTCACTGCCCAGGAGTGCCTCCAGTTTTGAGGGGCGAAGTGTGCCTGCTACTCCCGTCCTCACCCGGGGCGCTGGCCCCCAGCTCTGCAA ACCCGAAGGCCTCCATTCTCGCCAGTGGTCCAGCAGCCAGGACTCCCAGATGGGCTTCCCACGGGTGGACCCTGTCTCCGACCGCACCTCCCTCTTCGCAGCTCGCACCCGCCGCAGCAATAGCTCCGAGGCCCTGCTGGTGGACAGGGCAGCGGGTGGGGGAGCTGGGTCCCCGCCCGCACCTATGGTTCCCCCTGCCAGCGGTCCTCCAGTCTGCAAGAGCAGTGAGGTGCTGTATGAGCGCCCCCAGCCAACCCCCGCCTTCTCCTCCCGCACGGCTGGCCTCCCAGACCCTCCCCGGGCTGCCCGGCCCAGCTCAGCTGCGCCGGCCTCCCGTGGGGCACCTCGGCTCCCACCCGTGTGTGGGGACTTCCTCTTGGACTATTCCCTGGACAGGGGCCTGCCCCGTGGGGGTGGCGGGACAGGCTGGGGGGAGCTGCTACCCGCAGCTGAGGTTCCAGGACCCCTCTCCCGCCGGGATGGGCTTGTCGCCATGCTCCCAGGCCCACCGCCTGTGTATGCAGCTGACGGCAGCAGCCCCCTCCTCCGCAGCAAGGACCCCCATAGCCGTGCCCCCCGCACCAAGCCCTGTGGTCTGCCCCTGGAGGCCGCCGAGGGCCTGGAGGCACATCCCAACCCTGTGCTGTGGATGCCCCCACCCGCCCGTATCCCCACGGCCGGTGAACGCAGCGGCCACAAGAACCTTGCCCTGGAGGGGCTGCGGGACTGGTACATCCGAAACTCGGGACTGGCCTCGGGGCCCCAGCGCCGGCCTGGGCTCCCCCACATGGGCCCGCAGCACCCGCCCTTCCTCCATGCCCGCTGCTATGAGGTGGGCCAGGCACTGTACGGGGCCCCCAGCCAGGCGCCGCTCCCACACTCGAGGAGTTTCACGGCGCCCCCTGTCTCCGGCAG ATACTACGCGGACTTCCTGTACCCCCCGGAGCTGAGCGCTCGTTTAAGTGACCTGACGCTAGAGGGGGAGCAGTCCTCCGGTTCTGACCCCCAGACCCCGGGAACACTGGTCTGA
- the CCDC120 gene encoding coiled-coil domain-containing protein 120 isoform X3, producing the protein MGREPRYPGLDIGTDSERALCSHQSRHPDSFRMEVKGQLISSPTFNASAALFGEAAPQMKSERLRSLLDRQRALQEALSLKLQELRKVCLQEAELTGQLPPECPLEPGERPQLVRRRPPAARAYPPPHPNPAHHSLCPTEELALEALEREVSVQQQIAAAARRLALAPELSAEQRRRRRQVQADALRRLHELEEQLGEVRARLGLSGLPPSQPLPLSTGGAVITTQGVCLGTRLAQLSHEDVVLHSESSSLSESGASHDNEEPRGCFPLAERPSPPKAWDQLRAVSGGSPERRTPWKPPPSDLYGDLKGRRNSVASPTSPTRSLPRSASSFEGRSVPATPVLTRGAGPQLCKPEGLHSRQWSSSQDSQMGFPRVDPVSDRTSLFAARTRRSNSSEALLVDRAAGGGAGSPPAPMVPPASGPPVCKSSEVLYERPQPTPAFSSRTAGLPDPPRAARPSSAAPASRGAPRLPPVCGDFLLDYSLDRGLPRGGGGTGWGELLPAAEVPGPLSRRDGLVAMLPGPPPVYAADGSSPLLRSKDPHSRAPRTKPCGLPLEAAEGLEAHPNPVLWMPPPARIPTAGERSGHKNLALEGLRDWYIRNSGLASGPQRRPGLPHMGPQHPPFLHARCYEVGQALYGAPSQAPLPHSRSFTAPPVSGRYYADFLYPPELSARLSDLTLEGEQSSGSDPQTPGTLV; encoded by the exons ATGGGAAGGGAACCAAGGTACCCGGGCCTTGACATTGGCACAGATTCTGAGAGG GCCTTGTGCAGCCATCAGTCACGGCATCCTGACAGCTTCAGGATGGAAGTCAAAGGTCAGCTGATCAGCTCTCCCACCTTCAACGCCTCAG CTGCCCTGTTTGGAGAGGCTGCCCCCCAGATGAAGTCAGAGCGTCTACGGAGTCTGCTCGACCGGCAGCGGGCCCTGCAGGAGGCCCTGAGCCTGAAACTTCAGGAGCTTCGGAAAGTGTGTCTCCAGGAGGCG GAGCTGACTGGCCAGTTGCCTCCCGAGTGCCCACTGGAGCCTGGTGAACGACCCCAGTTGGTCCGCCGGCGCCCCCCTGCAGCCCGCGCCTACCCTCCACCACACCCTAACCCAGCACACCACTCCCTGTGCCCCACCGAG GAGCTGGCGCTTGAGGCCCTGGAGCGAGAGGTGTCTGTGCAACAGCAGATCGCCGCAGCTGCCCGCCGCCTGGCCTTGGCCCCCGAGCTCAGTGCTGAGCAGCGCCGGCGCCGGCGCCAAGTCCAGGCAGATGCCCTCCGGAGGTTGCACGAGCTAGAGGAGCAGCTTGGGGAGGTCCGGGCCCGCCTTGGCCTCTCGGGGCTCCCGCCatcccagcccctgcccctgtcCACTGGAGGAGCCGTTATCACCACCCAGGGAGTCTGCCTGGGCACGCGCCTCGCTCAGCTCAGCCATG AGGATGTAGTTCTGCACTCGGAGAGCAGCTCCCTCTCAGAGTCTGGGGCCAGCCATGATAATG AGGAGCCCCGTGGCTGCTTCCCTCTGGCTGAGCGCCCCTCACCGCCCAAGGCCTGGGACCAGCTGCGGGCAGTCTCTGGGGGCAGCCCTGAGCGGCGAACCCCATGGAAACCACCCCCATCGGATCTTTATGGGGATCTGAAGGGCCGGCGAAACTCTGTGGCCAGCCCCACCAG CCCTACACGCTCACTGCCCAGGAGTGCCTCCAGTTTTGAGGGGCGAAGTGTGCCTGCTACTCCCGTCCTCACCCGGGGCGCTGGCCCCCAGCTCTGCAA ACCCGAAGGCCTCCATTCTCGCCAGTGGTCCAGCAGCCAGGACTCCCAGATGGGCTTCCCACGGGTGGACCCTGTCTCCGACCGCACCTCCCTCTTCGCAGCTCGCACCCGCCGCAGCAATAGCTCCGAGGCCCTGCTGGTGGACAGGGCAGCGGGTGGGGGAGCTGGGTCCCCGCCCGCACCTATGGTTCCCCCTGCCAGCGGTCCTCCAGTCTGCAAGAGCAGTGAGGTGCTGTATGAGCGCCCCCAGCCAACCCCCGCCTTCTCCTCCCGCACGGCTGGCCTCCCAGACCCTCCCCGGGCTGCCCGGCCCAGCTCAGCTGCGCCGGCCTCCCGTGGGGCACCTCGGCTCCCACCCGTGTGTGGGGACTTCCTCTTGGACTATTCCCTGGACAGGGGCCTGCCCCGTGGGGGTGGCGGGACAGGCTGGGGGGAGCTGCTACCCGCAGCTGAGGTTCCAGGACCCCTCTCCCGCCGGGATGGGCTTGTCGCCATGCTCCCAGGCCCACCGCCTGTGTATGCAGCTGACGGCAGCAGCCCCCTCCTCCGCAGCAAGGACCCCCATAGCCGTGCCCCCCGCACCAAGCCCTGTGGTCTGCCCCTGGAGGCCGCCGAGGGCCTGGAGGCACATCCCAACCCTGTGCTGTGGATGCCCCCACCCGCCCGTATCCCCACGGCCGGTGAACGCAGCGGCCACAAGAACCTTGCCCTGGAGGGGCTGCGGGACTGGTACATCCGAAACTCGGGACTGGCCTCGGGGCCCCAGCGCCGGCCTGGGCTCCCCCACATGGGCCCGCAGCACCCGCCCTTCCTCCATGCCCGCTGCTATGAGGTGGGCCAGGCACTGTACGGGGCCCCCAGCCAGGCGCCGCTCCCACACTCGAGGAGTTTCACGGCGCCCCCTGTCTCCGGCAG ATACTACGCGGACTTCCTGTACCCCCCGGAGCTGAGCGCTCGTTTAAGTGACCTGACGCTAGAGGGGGAGCAGTCCTCCGGTTCTGACCCCCAGACCCCGGGAACACTGGTCTGA
- the CCDC120 gene encoding coiled-coil domain-containing protein 120 — MEVKGQLISSPTFNASAALFGEAAPQMKSERLRSLLDRQRALQEALSLKLQELRKELTGQLPPECPLEPGERPQLVRRRPPAARAYPPPHPNPAHHSLCPTEELALEALEREVSVQQQIAAAARRLALAPELSAEQRRRRRQVQADALRRLHELEEQLGEVRARLGLSGLPPSQPLPLSTGGAVITTQGVCLGTRLAQLSHEDVVLHSESSSLSESGASHDNEEPRGCFPLAERPSPPKAWDQLRAVSGGSPERRTPWKPPPSDLYGDLKGRRNSVASPTSPTRSLPRSASSFEGRSVPATPVLTRGAGPQLCKPEGLHSRQWSSSQDSQMGFPRVDPVSDRTSLFAARTRRSNSSEALLVDRAAGGGAGSPPAPMVPPASGPPVCKSSEVLYERPQPTPAFSSRTAGLPDPPRAARPSSAAPASRGAPRLPPVCGDFLLDYSLDRGLPRGGGGTGWGELLPAAEVPGPLSRRDGLVAMLPGPPPVYAADGSSPLLRSKDPHSRAPRTKPCGLPLEAAEGLEAHPNPVLWMPPPARIPTAGERSGHKNLALEGLRDWYIRNSGLASGPQRRPGLPHMGPQHPPFLHARCYEVGQALYGAPSQAPLPHSRSFTAPPVSGRYGGCFY, encoded by the exons ATGGAAGTCAAAGGTCAGCTGATCAGCTCTCCCACCTTCAACGCCTCAG CTGCCCTGTTTGGAGAGGCTGCCCCCCAGATGAAGTCAGAGCGTCTACGGAGTCTGCTCGACCGGCAGCGGGCCCTGCAGGAGGCCCTGAGCCTGAAACTTCAGGAGCTTCGGAAA GAGCTGACTGGCCAGTTGCCTCCCGAGTGCCCACTGGAGCCTGGTGAACGACCCCAGTTGGTCCGCCGGCGCCCCCCTGCAGCCCGCGCCTACCCTCCACCACACCCTAACCCAGCACACCACTCCCTGTGCCCCACCGAG GAGCTGGCGCTTGAGGCCCTGGAGCGAGAGGTGTCTGTGCAACAGCAGATCGCCGCAGCTGCCCGCCGCCTGGCCTTGGCCCCCGAGCTCAGTGCTGAGCAGCGCCGGCGCCGGCGCCAAGTCCAGGCAGATGCCCTCCGGAGGTTGCACGAGCTAGAGGAGCAGCTTGGGGAGGTCCGGGCCCGCCTTGGCCTCTCGGGGCTCCCGCCatcccagcccctgcccctgtcCACTGGAGGAGCCGTTATCACCACCCAGGGAGTCTGCCTGGGCACGCGCCTCGCTCAGCTCAGCCATG AGGATGTAGTTCTGCACTCGGAGAGCAGCTCCCTCTCAGAGTCTGGGGCCAGCCATGATAATG AGGAGCCCCGTGGCTGCTTCCCTCTGGCTGAGCGCCCCTCACCGCCCAAGGCCTGGGACCAGCTGCGGGCAGTCTCTGGGGGCAGCCCTGAGCGGCGAACCCCATGGAAACCACCCCCATCGGATCTTTATGGGGATCTGAAGGGCCGGCGAAACTCTGTGGCCAGCCCCACCAG CCCTACACGCTCACTGCCCAGGAGTGCCTCCAGTTTTGAGGGGCGAAGTGTGCCTGCTACTCCCGTCCTCACCCGGGGCGCTGGCCCCCAGCTCTGCAA ACCCGAAGGCCTCCATTCTCGCCAGTGGTCCAGCAGCCAGGACTCCCAGATGGGCTTCCCACGGGTGGACCCTGTCTCCGACCGCACCTCCCTCTTCGCAGCTCGCACCCGCCGCAGCAATAGCTCCGAGGCCCTGCTGGTGGACAGGGCAGCGGGTGGGGGAGCTGGGTCCCCGCCCGCACCTATGGTTCCCCCTGCCAGCGGTCCTCCAGTCTGCAAGAGCAGTGAGGTGCTGTATGAGCGCCCCCAGCCAACCCCCGCCTTCTCCTCCCGCACGGCTGGCCTCCCAGACCCTCCCCGGGCTGCCCGGCCCAGCTCAGCTGCGCCGGCCTCCCGTGGGGCACCTCGGCTCCCACCCGTGTGTGGGGACTTCCTCTTGGACTATTCCCTGGACAGGGGCCTGCCCCGTGGGGGTGGCGGGACAGGCTGGGGGGAGCTGCTACCCGCAGCTGAGGTTCCAGGACCCCTCTCCCGCCGGGATGGGCTTGTCGCCATGCTCCCAGGCCCACCGCCTGTGTATGCAGCTGACGGCAGCAGCCCCCTCCTCCGCAGCAAGGACCCCCATAGCCGTGCCCCCCGCACCAAGCCCTGTGGTCTGCCCCTGGAGGCCGCCGAGGGCCTGGAGGCACATCCCAACCCTGTGCTGTGGATGCCCCCACCCGCCCGTATCCCCACGGCCGGTGAACGCAGCGGCCACAAGAACCTTGCCCTGGAGGGGCTGCGGGACTGGTACATCCGAAACTCGGGACTGGCCTCGGGGCCCCAGCGCCGGCCTGGGCTCCCCCACATGGGCCCGCAGCACCCGCCCTTCCTCCATGCCCGCTGCTATGAGGTGGGCCAGGCACTGTACGGGGCCCCCAGCCAGGCGCCGCTCCCACACTCGAGGAGTTTCACGGCGCCCCCTGTCTCCGGCAGGTATGGGGGGTGTTTTTACTGA
- the CCDC120 gene encoding coiled-coil domain-containing protein 120 isoform X2, whose product MEVKGQLISSPTFNASAALFGEAAPQMKSERLRSLLDRQRALQEALSLKLQELRKVCLQEAELTGQLPPECPLEPGERPQLVRRRPPAARAYPPPHPNPAHHSLCPTEELALEALEREVSVQQQIAAAARRLALAPELSAEQRRRRRQVQADALRRLHELEEQLGEVRARLGLSGLPPSQPLPLSTGGAVITTQGVCLGTRLAQLSHEDVVLHSESSSLSESGASHDNEEPRGCFPLAERPSPPKAWDQLRAVSGGSPERRTPWKPPPSDLYGDLKGRRNSVASPTSPTRSLPRSASSFEGRSVPATPVLTRGAGPQLCKPEGLHSRQWSSSQDSQMGFPRVDPVSDRTSLFAARTRRSNSSEALLVDRAAGGGAGSPPAPMVPPASGPPVCKSSEVLYERPQPTPAFSSRTAGLPDPPRAARPSSAAPASRGAPRLPPVCGDFLLDYSLDRGLPRGGGGTGWGELLPAAEVPGPLSRRDGLVAMLPGPPPVYAADGSSPLLRSKDPHSRAPRTKPCGLPLEAAEGLEAHPNPVLWMPPPARIPTAGERSGHKNLALEGLRDWYIRNSGLASGPQRRPGLPHMGPQHPPFLHARCYEVGQALYGAPSQAPLPHSRSFTAPPVSGRYYADFLYPPELSARLSDLTLEGEQSSGSDPQTPGTLV is encoded by the exons ATGGAAGTCAAAGGTCAGCTGATCAGCTCTCCCACCTTCAACGCCTCAG CTGCCCTGTTTGGAGAGGCTGCCCCCCAGATGAAGTCAGAGCGTCTACGGAGTCTGCTCGACCGGCAGCGGGCCCTGCAGGAGGCCCTGAGCCTGAAACTTCAGGAGCTTCGGAAAGTGTGTCTCCAGGAGGCG GAGCTGACTGGCCAGTTGCCTCCCGAGTGCCCACTGGAGCCTGGTGAACGACCCCAGTTGGTCCGCCGGCGCCCCCCTGCAGCCCGCGCCTACCCTCCACCACACCCTAACCCAGCACACCACTCCCTGTGCCCCACCGAG GAGCTGGCGCTTGAGGCCCTGGAGCGAGAGGTGTCTGTGCAACAGCAGATCGCCGCAGCTGCCCGCCGCCTGGCCTTGGCCCCCGAGCTCAGTGCTGAGCAGCGCCGGCGCCGGCGCCAAGTCCAGGCAGATGCCCTCCGGAGGTTGCACGAGCTAGAGGAGCAGCTTGGGGAGGTCCGGGCCCGCCTTGGCCTCTCGGGGCTCCCGCCatcccagcccctgcccctgtcCACTGGAGGAGCCGTTATCACCACCCAGGGAGTCTGCCTGGGCACGCGCCTCGCTCAGCTCAGCCATG AGGATGTAGTTCTGCACTCGGAGAGCAGCTCCCTCTCAGAGTCTGGGGCCAGCCATGATAATG AGGAGCCCCGTGGCTGCTTCCCTCTGGCTGAGCGCCCCTCACCGCCCAAGGCCTGGGACCAGCTGCGGGCAGTCTCTGGGGGCAGCCCTGAGCGGCGAACCCCATGGAAACCACCCCCATCGGATCTTTATGGGGATCTGAAGGGCCGGCGAAACTCTGTGGCCAGCCCCACCAG CCCTACACGCTCACTGCCCAGGAGTGCCTCCAGTTTTGAGGGGCGAAGTGTGCCTGCTACTCCCGTCCTCACCCGGGGCGCTGGCCCCCAGCTCTGCAA ACCCGAAGGCCTCCATTCTCGCCAGTGGTCCAGCAGCCAGGACTCCCAGATGGGCTTCCCACGGGTGGACCCTGTCTCCGACCGCACCTCCCTCTTCGCAGCTCGCACCCGCCGCAGCAATAGCTCCGAGGCCCTGCTGGTGGACAGGGCAGCGGGTGGGGGAGCTGGGTCCCCGCCCGCACCTATGGTTCCCCCTGCCAGCGGTCCTCCAGTCTGCAAGAGCAGTGAGGTGCTGTATGAGCGCCCCCAGCCAACCCCCGCCTTCTCCTCCCGCACGGCTGGCCTCCCAGACCCTCCCCGGGCTGCCCGGCCCAGCTCAGCTGCGCCGGCCTCCCGTGGGGCACCTCGGCTCCCACCCGTGTGTGGGGACTTCCTCTTGGACTATTCCCTGGACAGGGGCCTGCCCCGTGGGGGTGGCGGGACAGGCTGGGGGGAGCTGCTACCCGCAGCTGAGGTTCCAGGACCCCTCTCCCGCCGGGATGGGCTTGTCGCCATGCTCCCAGGCCCACCGCCTGTGTATGCAGCTGACGGCAGCAGCCCCCTCCTCCGCAGCAAGGACCCCCATAGCCGTGCCCCCCGCACCAAGCCCTGTGGTCTGCCCCTGGAGGCCGCCGAGGGCCTGGAGGCACATCCCAACCCTGTGCTGTGGATGCCCCCACCCGCCCGTATCCCCACGGCCGGTGAACGCAGCGGCCACAAGAACCTTGCCCTGGAGGGGCTGCGGGACTGGTACATCCGAAACTCGGGACTGGCCTCGGGGCCCCAGCGCCGGCCTGGGCTCCCCCACATGGGCCCGCAGCACCCGCCCTTCCTCCATGCCCGCTGCTATGAGGTGGGCCAGGCACTGTACGGGGCCCCCAGCCAGGCGCCGCTCCCACACTCGAGGAGTTTCACGGCGCCCCCTGTCTCCGGCAG ATACTACGCGGACTTCCTGTACCCCCCGGAGCTGAGCGCTCGTTTAAGTGACCTGACGCTAGAGGGGGAGCAGTCCTCCGGTTCTGACCCCCAGACCCCGGGAACACTGGTCTGA
- the PRAF2 gene encoding PRA1 family protein 2 produces the protein MSEVRLPPLRALDDFVLGSARLVAPDPCDPQRWCHRVINNLLYYQTNYLICFGLGLALAGYVRPLHTLLSALVVAVALGMLVCAAENRAAVRRCRRSHPAACLAAVLAVGFLVLWAAGGAGTFLLSIAGPVLLILVHASLRLRNLKNKIENKIESIGLKRTPMGLLLEALGQEQEAGS, from the exons ATGTCGGAGGTGCGGCTGCCACCGCTACGCGCCTTGGACGACTTCGTTTTGGGGTCCGCGCGTCTGGTGGCCCCGGATCCTTGCGACCCGCAGCGATGGTGCCACCGCGTCATCAACAACCTCCTCTACTACCAAACCAACTACCTTATCTGCTTCGGCCTTGGTCTCGCTTTGGCcgg GTACGTGCGCCCGCTGCACACCCTCCTAAGCGCGCTGGTAGTGGCGGTGGCCCTTGGCATGCTGGTGTGCGCGGCTGAGAATCGAGCCGCCGTGCGCCGCTGCCGTCGCAGCCACCCAGCCGCCTGCCTGGCCGCAGTGCTTGCCGTCGGCTTCCTCGTTCTCTGGGCCGCGGGCGGCGCTGGCACCTTCCTGCTCAGCATCGCCGGGCCAGTGCTTC TGATCCTGGTGCATGCGTCACTGCGCCTGCGCAACCTCAAGAACAAGATTGAGAACAAGATCGAGAGCATTGGTCTCAAGCGGACACCAATGGGGCTGCTGCTGGAGGCGCTGGGACAAGAACAGGAGGCTGGATCCTAG
- the WDR45 gene encoding WD repeat domain phosphoinositide-interacting protein 4, whose translation MTQQPLRGVTSLRFNQDQSCFCCAMETGVRIYNVEPLMEKGHLDHEQVGSMGLVEMLHRSNLLALVGGGSSPKFSEISVLIWDDAREGKDSKDKLVLEFTFTKPVLAVRMRHDKIVIVLKNRIYVYSFPDNPRKLFEFDTRDNPKGLCDLCPSLEKQLLVFPGHKCGSLQLVDLASTKPGTSSAPFTINAHQSDVACVSLNQPGTVVASASQKGTLIRLFDTQSKEKLVELRRGTDPATLYCINFSHDSSFLCASSDKGTVHIFALKDTRLNRRSALARVGKVGPMIGQYVDSQWSLASFTVPAESACICAFGRNTSKNVNSVIAICVDGTFHKYVFTPDGNCNREAFDVYLDICDDDDF comes from the exons ATGACTCAGCAGCCACTTCGAGGTGTGACCAGTCTGCGTTTCAACCAAGACCAGA GCTGCTTTTGCTGTGCTATGGAGACAGGTGTGCGCATCTACAACGTGGAGCCATTGATGGAGAAGGGGCATCTGG ACCATGAGCAGGTGGGCAGCATGGGCCTGGTGGAAATGCTGCACCGCTCCAACCTGCTGGCCCTGGTGGGCGGTGGTAGCAGCCCCAAGTTCTCAGAGATCTCAG TGCTGATCTGGGACGATGCCCGGGAGGGCAAGGACTCCAAGGACAAGCTGGTGCTGGAGTTCACCTTCACCAAGCCAGTGCTGGCTGTGCGCATGCGCCATGACAA AATCGTGATCGTGCTGAAGAACCGCATCTATGTGTACTCCTTCCCTGACAATCCCCGAAAGCTGTTTGAATTTGACACCCGGGACAACCCCAAGG GGCTCTGTGACCTCTGTCCCAGCCTGGAGAAACAGCTGCTAGTGTTCCCAGGACACAAGTGCGGGAGCCTCCAACTTGTG GACCTGGCAAGCACAAAGCCTGGTACTTCCTCTGCTCCGTTTACCATCAATGCACATCAGAGCGATGTGGCGTGTGTGTCTCTGAACCAGCCAGGCACAGTAGTGGCCTCGGCCTCTCAGAAGGGCACACTTATTCGCCTTTTTGACACACAGTCCAAGGAGAAACTGGTGGAACTGCGTCGAGGCACCGACCCTGCCACCCTCTACTG CATCAACTTTAGCCATGATTCCTCCTTCCTGTGTGCATCCAGTGATAAGGGCACAGTCCATATCTTTGCTCTCAAGGATACCCGCCTGAACCGCCGTTCTGC GCTGGCTCGCGTGGGCAAGGTGGGGCCTATGATTGGGCAGTATGTGGACTCTcagtggagcctggcaagctTCACCGTGCCTGCTGAGTCAGCCTGCATCTGTGCTTTTGGTCGAAATACTTCCAAGAATGTCAACTCTGTCATTG CCATCTGTGTAGATGGGACCTTCCACAAATATGTCTTCACTCCTGATGGAAACTGCAACCGAGAGGCTTTTGATGTGTACCTTGACATCTGTGATGATGATGACTTTTAA
- the WDR45 gene encoding WD repeat domain phosphoinositide-interacting protein 4 isoform X1 — translation MTQQPLRGVTSLRFNQDQSCFCCAMETGVRIYNVEPLMEKGHLDHEQVGSMGLVEMLHRSNLLALVGGGSSPKFSEISVLIWDDAREGKDSKDKLVLEFTFTKPVLAVRMRHDKIVIVLKNRIYVYSFPDNPRKLFEFDTRDNPKGLCDLCPSLEKQLLVFPGHKCGSLQLVDLASTKPGTSSAPFTINAHQSDVACVSLNQPGTVVASASQKGTLIRLFDTQSKEKLVELRRGTDPATLYCINFSHDSSFLCASSDKGTVHIFALKDTRLNRRSAHLCRWDLPQICLHS, via the exons ATGACTCAGCAGCCACTTCGAGGTGTGACCAGTCTGCGTTTCAACCAAGACCAGA GCTGCTTTTGCTGTGCTATGGAGACAGGTGTGCGCATCTACAACGTGGAGCCATTGATGGAGAAGGGGCATCTGG ACCATGAGCAGGTGGGCAGCATGGGCCTGGTGGAAATGCTGCACCGCTCCAACCTGCTGGCCCTGGTGGGCGGTGGTAGCAGCCCCAAGTTCTCAGAGATCTCAG TGCTGATCTGGGACGATGCCCGGGAGGGCAAGGACTCCAAGGACAAGCTGGTGCTGGAGTTCACCTTCACCAAGCCAGTGCTGGCTGTGCGCATGCGCCATGACAA AATCGTGATCGTGCTGAAGAACCGCATCTATGTGTACTCCTTCCCTGACAATCCCCGAAAGCTGTTTGAATTTGACACCCGGGACAACCCCAAGG GGCTCTGTGACCTCTGTCCCAGCCTGGAGAAACAGCTGCTAGTGTTCCCAGGACACAAGTGCGGGAGCCTCCAACTTGTG GACCTGGCAAGCACAAAGCCTGGTACTTCCTCTGCTCCGTTTACCATCAATGCACATCAGAGCGATGTGGCGTGTGTGTCTCTGAACCAGCCAGGCACAGTAGTGGCCTCGGCCTCTCAGAAGGGCACACTTATTCGCCTTTTTGACACACAGTCCAAGGAGAAACTGGTGGAACTGCGTCGAGGCACCGACCCTGCCACCCTCTACTG CATCAACTTTAGCCATGATTCCTCCTTCCTGTGTGCATCCAGTGATAAGGGCACAGTCCATATCTTTGCTCTCAAGGATACCCGCCTGAACCGCCGTTCTGC CCATCTGTGTAGATGGGACCTTCCACAAATATGTCTTCACTCCTGA